In a single window of the Phocoena sinus isolate mPhoSin1 chromosome 7, mPhoSin1.pri, whole genome shotgun sequence genome:
- the SCG2 gene encoding secretogranin-2 — MAEAKTHWLGAALSLISLIFLLSEAEAASFQRNKLLQKEPDIKLENVQRFPSPEMIRALEYIEKLRQQAHKEESSLDYNPYQGVSVPLQQKENGDLPESSRDSLSEDEWMKIILEALKQAENEPQSAPKENKPYTLNSEKNFPMDMPDDYETQQWPERKLKHMRFPPTYEENSRDNPFKRTNEIVEEQYTPQSLATLESVFQELGKLTGPNNQKRERVDEEQKLYTDDEDDIYKANNIAYEDVVGGEDWNPVEEKIESQTQEEVRDSKENIEKNEQINDEMKRSGQLGLQDEDFQKENKDQLSDDVSKVIAYLKRLVNVAGSGRSQNGENGERATRLFEKALDSQSIYQLIEISRNLQIPPEDLIDMLKTGEKPNVSVEPEQELEIPLDPEDISEVDLDHPDLFQNKMLSKNGYPKTPGRAVAEALPDGLSVEDILNLLGMENAANQKPPYFPNQYNREKVLSRLPYGPGRSKANQLPKAVWMPDVENRQMAYEKLNDKDQELGEYLAKMLVKYPEIMNSNQVKRVPSQGSSEDDLQEENQIEQALKERLNQHSSQETDKLALVSKRLPVGSPKSDDTPNRQYLDEDLLMKVLEYLNQEKAEKGREHIAKRAMENM; from the coding sequence ATGGCAGAAGCTAAGACTCACTGGCTTGGAGCAGCCCTGTCTCTCATCTCTTTAATTTTCCTCCTCTCTGAGGCTGAAGCAGCTTCATTTCAGAGAAACAAGCTGCTTCAGAAGGAACCAGATATCAAATTGGAAAATGTCCAAAGGTTTCCCAGTCCTGAAATGATCAGGGCTTTGGAGTACATAGAAAAGCTCCGACAACAAGCTCACAAAGAAGAAAGCAGCCTAGACTACAATCCCTACCAAGGTGTCTCTGTTCCccttcaacaaaaagaaaatggtgaCTTGCCAGAAAGTTCAAGGGATTCCCTGAGTGAAGATGAGTGGATGAAGATAATACTTGAAGCTTTGAAACAGGCTGAAAATGAGCCCCAGTCTGCACCAAAAGAAAACAAGCCCTATACCTTGAATTCAGAAAAGAACTTTCCAATGGACATGCCTGATGATTATGAGACTCAACAGTGGCCGGAGAGAAAGCTCAAGCACATGAGATTCCCTCCTACATATGAAGAGAATTCCAGGGACAACCCCTTTAAACGCACAAATGAAATAGTAGAGGAACAATATACTCCTCAAAGCCTTGCTACGTTGGAATCTGTCTTCCAAGAGCTGGGGAAACTGACGGGACCAAACAACCAAAAGCGTGAGAGGGTTGATGAGGAGCAAAAACTTTACACAGATGATGAAGATGATATCTACAAGGCTAATAACATTGCCTATGAAGACGTGGTTGGGGGAGAAGATTGGAACCcagtagaggaaaaaatagagagTCAAACCCAGGAAGAGGTAAGAGACAGCaaagagaatatagaaaaaaatgaacaaatcaatGATGAAATGAAGCGTTCAGGGCAGCTGGGCCTCCAGGATGAAGATttccagaaagagaataaagaccAACTCTCAGATGATGTCTCCAAAGTAATTGCCTATCTGAAAAGGTTAGTGAATGTTGCGGGAAGTGGGAGGTCACAGAATGGGGAAAACGGGGAAAGAGCAACCAGGCTTTTTGAGAAAGCACTTGATTCTCAATCTATTTATCAGCTGATTGAAATCTCAAGGAATTTACAAATACCCCCTGAAGACTTAATTGACATGCTCAAAACTGGAGAGAAGCCAAATGTATCAGTGGAACCAGAGCAGGAGCTTGAAATTCCCCTTGACCCTGAAGACATCTCAGAGGTCGACTTAGACCATCCAGATCTGTTCCAAAATAAGATGCTCTCCAAGAATGGCTACCCCAAAACACCTGGTCGTGCTGTGGCAGAGGCTCTACCAGATGGGCTCAGTGTTGAGGACATTTTAAACCTTTTAGGGATGGAAAATGCAGCAAATCAAAAGCCTCCATATTTTCCTAATCAGTATAACCGAGAGAAGGTTCTGTCAAGACTCCCCTATGGTCCTGGAAGGTCTAAAGCAAACCAACTTCCCAAAGCTGTCTGGATGCCAGATGTTGAAAACAGACAAATGGCATATGAAAAGCTGAACGACAAGGATCAAGAATTAGGAGAGTACTTGGCCAAGATGCTAGTTAAATATCCTGAGATCATGAATTCAAACCAAGTGAAGCGAGTTCCTAGTCAAGGCTCATCTGAAGATGATCTACAGGAAGAGAACCAAATCGAGCAGGCCCTCAAAGAGCGTTTGAATCAACACAGCTCACAGGAGACCGACAAACTGGCCTTGGTAAGCAAAAGGCTCCCTGTGGGGTCCCCGAAGAGTGACGATACCCCCAACAGACAGTACTTGGATGAAGATCTGCTAATGAAAGTGCTGGAATACCTCAAccaagaaaaggcagaaaagggaagggagCATATTGCTAAGAGAGCAATGGAAAATATGTAA